From a single Paramormyrops kingsleyae isolate MSU_618 chromosome 14, PKINGS_0.4, whole genome shotgun sequence genomic region:
- the LOC111857862 gene encoding uncharacterized protein isoform X1, with protein MTEAAAEDLFNVPAPVIDYESETTLQPERTANKSLLSIFSSPWPWLLLLSLVFLGSSVAITFDLINYRGLTGELCDMYFDPMEMVSEAVDEFSNLTKQSLTSLYSILLEEDLTPKRHSVRKKGEFLPPKEKEIWFGKTFQVEEEHLEKAEARIQRDEKEEALTEKAKPTPEQKVHKPSEHDAKVSEKLKAKEEKQKDRKKQEKPTAEKKEDRPSLEEPRKTKPEEKLVTVAETKREKIQLKPEKKVEISKTRDIKPPPEVEKTKEVDAKAIKPDKVTEKPKEKEEKDKKEQKREGPVKKKVEIPQKKEATVGKVKPTAEPKVEKPKKTESKAAPEKPQKDKKPEKKVEELKRVEKKIEKAKAAVEPTVKKAKEDQSKVLEQTLKEGKPEKKTEREKKDEKTVKKTKPPTESEVDKPAEMASKALKPKVKEGRIKDKKEQDKPAKAEKKTVREEKAEGIKPAPESKVEKPKTTDIKIEHKAEIEAETKRPSKQKEKAEKSKKKEKAKPALEVKMDKVKELEPKEKQRAKADKESEKKSVIPEKEVEKAKEFEPTIEKVKPTAKSKVEKLKKEEPVTEQVKPTEGLKVEKLKMEGPVTEKVKPTTELKMEKPKKEEPKREKVEHTGEPKAEKPKKEELITEKVKTTAEPKLEKPKKEAVSAKAKPTGESKGEKPKKELVTEKVRFKAEPKLEKQKMKEPVTEKVKPTTETKLDRPKKEEPVIEKVKPKAESKLEKPKKEQISEEAKPTAEPKVEKSKKEELVKEKVKPTAEPKVQKQKKEEPVREKFKSKAEPKLEKLKKEESVTEKIKPRTEVKVEKPKKEELVTEKAKPTAEPKVEKPKKEEPVREKAKLTAEPKMEKPKIEELVTGKVKLTAKPKVEKPKKEEPVTEKVKPTAEPKVKKPKKAELVIEKVILTAEPKVEKPKKEESVTEKVKPTAEPKVVKPKKAEPDTEKAKPIAEPKVEKPKKEEPKREKVKHTGEPKAEKPKKEEPITEKVKPTAEPKLEKPKKEAVSEKAKPMGESKGEKPKKELVTEKVRFKAELELEKQKRKEPVTEKVKPTAEPKVGKAKKAEPITEKVKPTAEFKVEKPKKEELVTGKVKPTAKPKVEKPKKEEPLTEKAKPTAEPKEERLKKEEPVAEKVKPTAEPKVEKPKKAEPVTEKAKPTAEPKVEKPKKDELVTGKVKPTAEPKVEKPKKAGPGTEKVKPTAEAKVEKLKKEEPVAEKVKPTAEPKVEKPKKEEPITGKVKPTAEPKVRKLKKAEPVTEKAKPIAELKVEKPKKDEPVAEKVKPTAETKVEKPKKAEPVAEKVKPTAETKVEKPKKAEPVAEKVKPTAEPKVEKPKKEEPTTGKVKPTAEPKVEKPKKEEPVTEKAKPIAEPKVEKPKKEEPVAEKVKPTAETKVEKPKKAEPVAETVKPTAEPKVEKPKKDKLVTGKVKPTAEPKVEKPKKAEPGTEKVKPTAEPKVEKLKKEEPVTDKAKPITESKVEKPKKEEPVAEKVKPTAEPKVKKPKKAEPVAEKVKPTAETKVEKPKKAEPLAEKAKPIAEPKVEKTKKAEPGTEKVKPTAEPKVEKLKKEEPVTEKVKPTAETKVEKPKKAEPVAEKVKPTAEPKVEKPKKEKLVAVKVKPTAEPMVEKPKEEEPVTEKAKPIAEPKVEKPKKEEPVAEKVKPTVETKVEKPKKAEPVAETVKPTAEPKVEKPKKEELVTGKVKPTAEPKVEKPKKEEPVTEKAKPTAEPKVEKPKKEEPVTEKVKPTAEPKLEKPKKAEPKVEKPKKEEPVPEKVKPTAETKVEKPKKAEPAAEKVKPTAEPKVEKPKKEEPVTEKAKPIAEPKVEKPKKAEPKLEKPKKAEPVTEKAKPIAEPKVEKVKKEEPIIEKVKPTAEAKVEKPKKEEPVAEKVKPTAEPKVEKAKKEEPVTEKAKPIAEPKVEKPKKEEPVAEKVKPTAETKVEKPKKEEPVTEKVKPTAEPKLEKPKKAEPKVEKPKKEEPVAEKVKPTAEPKVEKPKKEEPVTEKAKPIAEPKVEKPKKAEPKLEKPKKAEPVTEKAKPIAEPKVEKVKKEEPIIEKVKPTAEAKVEKPKKEEPVAEKVKRKAEPKVEKPKKEELVTEKVIPTAEPKVDHPQKDEPVTEKVKTTAKPKVEKPKKEEMVVEKAKPTIKLKLEKQKKEEPVIEKPKPTAEPKVAKLKKEEPVIEKPKPTAEPKVAKLKKEELAIEKSKPTIEPKVEEPKKEELVIEKVKPTAEPKVDKQKKPEYQTKLDKVSEKLSKEKTKVKNEKVKEEPGKPETKTEITRKDEEPAGKVKPKMQKPRIIETKVVFAEKQKIKAEKEAVGESVKLEKKARKGEEAEAKAGVAAEAKVQKRKEAVAKKAHGKSEEKPKLSAPGTPKKVHKKRGPTCDPLPRYCPGPPRWYDHPIITNRSAVQTSKKESNVTLAAKQPTTPKREAEVPKKKTVEVKPKKEPVHTKDKIKQVSKKKEPVVPTKKARKDQLEKESKVPKVKLTSPPQKEPKDLKVKAKPARAKKDKPVEKKHIKMEKVEEEPEPVADDMAASWDIHFFQCVFVDEENGQYPLFPFMPWQNIQFRLPLSNY; from the exons ATGACTGAGGCTGCAGCAGAAG ACTTGTTCAACGTGCCGGCACCAGTCATTGACTATGAGAGTGAAACCACGTTACAGCCTGAGCGAACAGCAAACAAGAGCCTGctctccatcttcagctccCCTTGGCCATGGCTTCTGCTCCTCTCCCTCGTCTTCCTCGGGTCATCAGTCGCCATCACGTTCGACCTCATCAACTACAGAGGCCTGACTG GAGAATTGTGTGACATGTATTTTGACCCCATGGAAATGGTCAGCGAAGCAGTGGATGAATTTTCCAACTTGACGAAACAGTCCTTAACCTCCTTATACAGCATTCTCCTAGAAGAAG ATTTAACCCCCAAACGACATTCAGTAAGAAAGAAAG GAGAATTTCTGCCACCAAAAGAGAAAG AGATATGGTTCGGGAAAACTTTCCAAGTAGAAGAGGAACATCTGGAAAAAGCAGAGGCTAGGATACAGAGAGATGAAAAAGAAGAGGCACTGACAGAAAAAGCCAAGCCCACCCCTGAACAAAAAGTACACAAGCCATCTGAGCACGACG CTAAAGTGTCAGAGAAGCTGAAGGCCaaggaagaaaaacagaaagacaggaaaaaacaagaaaagccgACAGCCGAGAAAAAAGAAGACCGACCTTCACTGGAAGAGCCAAGAAAGACTAAACCTGAGG AAAAGCTTGTCACAGTAGCGGagacaaaaagagaaaaaatacaGTTAAAACCCGAGAAGAAAGTAGAGATATCAAAGACGAGAGATATCAAACCCCCTCCTGAAGTGGAGAAGACAAAAGAGGTCGACGCCAAAG CTATTAAGCCTGACAAAGTAACGGAAAAACCaaaagaaaaagaggaaaaagacaaaaaagaacaaaaaagggAAGGTCCTGTGAAGAAGAAAGTAGAGATACCACAAAAAAAGGAGGCAACTGTGGGAAAAGTCAAACCTACAGCTGAACCCAAAGTTGAGAAACCAAAGAAGACTGAGAGCAAAG CAGCACCTGAGAAACCACAAAAGGACAAAAAGCCAGAGAAGAAAGTGGAGGAACTGAAAAGAGTGgaaaagaaaatagaaaaagcCAAAGCAGCTGTCGAACCCACAGTCAAGAAAGCAAAGGAGGATCAATCCAAAG TACTAGAACAAACACTAAAAGAGGGGAAACCTgagaagaaaacagaaagagAAAAGAAAGATGAAAAAACTGTGAAGAAAACCAAGCCCCCCACTGAATCTGAGGTCGATAAACCGGCGGAGATGGCATCTAAAG CACTTAAGCCAAAAGTAAAGGAAGGAAGAATAAAGGACAAAAAAGAACAAGACAAGCCTGCAAAAGCAGAAAAGAAAACAGTGAGAGAAGAAAAGGCTGAGGGAATTAAACCTGCTCCTGAATCCAAAGTGGAGAAGCCAAAAACGACGGACATCAAAA TAGAACACAAAGCTGAAATAGAAGCAGAAACAAAGAGACCTTCAAAGCAGAAGGAAAAAGCAGAGAAatcaaagaaaaaagaaaaagccaaGCCAGCTCTGGAAGTCAAAATGGATAAAGTGAAGGAGTTGGAACCCAAAG AAAAACAGAGGGCAAAGGCTGATAAAGAATCTGAAAAGAAGTCTGTAATACCTGAGAAGGAAGTGGAAAAAGCAAAGGAATTTGAACCAACCATAGAAAAAGTCAAACCTACTGCAAAATCAAAAGTGGAGAAACTAAAGAAAGAAGAACCTGTTACAGAACAGGTCAAACCTACAGAGGGACTCAAAGtggaaaaactgaaaatggaagGACCAGTTACagaaaaagtcaaaccaacAACAGAATTAAAAATGGAGAAACCAAAGAAAGAAGAACCAAAAAGAGAAAAAGTTGAACACACTGGAGAACCCAAAGCGGAGAAACCAAAAAAGGAAGAACTAATTACAGAAAAAGTCAAAACCACAGCAGAACCTAAACTGGAGAAACCAAAGAAAGAGGCAGTTTCCGCAAAAGCCAAACCTACGGGAGAATCCAAAGGAGAGAAACCCAAGAAGGAACTGGTTACAGAAAAAGTCAGATTCAAAGCAGAACCAAAATTGGAGAAACAGAAGATGAAAGAACCAGTTACAGAAAAAGTCAAACCCACAACAGAAACCAAACTTGATAGACCAAAGAAGGAAGAACCAGTAATAGAAAAAGTCAAACCCAAAGCTGAATCCAAACTGGAGAAACCAAAGAAAGAACAAATTTCCGAAGAAGCCAAACCTACAGCAGAACCTAAAGTGGAGAAATCAAAGAAGGAAGAACTGGTTAAAGAAAAAGTCAAGCCCACGGCAGAACCCAAAGTGCAGAAACAAAAGAAGGAAGAACCAGTCAGAGAAAAATTCAAATCCAAAGCTGAACCCAAACTGGAGAAACTAAAGAAGGAGGAATCGGTTACAGAAAAAATCAAACCAAGAACTGAAGTCAAAGTAGAGAAACCAAAGAAAGAAGAACTGGTTACTGAAAAAGCCAAACCCACTGCAGAACCCAAAGTGGAGAAACCAAAGAAGGAAGAACCTGTTAGAGAAAAAGCCAAACTTACAGCAGAACCTAAAATGGAGAAACCAAAGATTGAAGAACTGGTTACTGGAAAAGTCAAACTGACTGCAAAGCCCAAAGTGGAGAAACCTAAGAAGGAAGAACCTGTTACAGAAAAGGTTAAACCCACAGCAGAACCCAAAGTGAAGAAACCAAAGAAGGCAGAACTTGTGATAGAAAAAGTCATACTTACAGCAGAACCCAAAGTGGAGAAACCAAAGAAGGAAGAATCTGTTACAGAAAAAGTCAAACCTACAGCAGAACCTAAAGTGGTGAAACCAAAGAAGGCAGAACCTGATACAGAAAAAGCCAAACCTATAGCAGAACCCAAAGTGGAGAAACCAAAGAAGGAAGAACCAAAAAGAGAAAAAGTTAAACACACTGGAGAACCCAAAGCGGAGAAACCAAAAAAGGAAGAACCAATTACAGAAAAAGTCAAACCCACAGCAGAACCTAAACTGGAGAAACCAAAGAAAGAGGCAGTTTCCGAAAAAGCGAAACCTATGGGAGAATCCAAAGGAGAGAAACCAAAGAAGGAACTGGTTACAGAAAAAGTCAGATTCAAAGCTGAACTAGAATTGGAGAAACAGAAGAGGAAAGAACCAGTTACAGAAAAAGTTAAACCAACAGCAGAACCTAAAGTGGGGAAAGCAAAAAAGGCAGAACCTATTACAGAGAAAGTCAAACCTACAGCAGAATTCAAAGTGGAGAAACCAAAAAAAGAAGAACTGGTTACTGGAAAAGTCAAACCCACTGCAAAGCCCAAAGTGGAGAAACCGAAGAAGGAAGAACCTCTTACAGAAAAAGCCAAACCTACAGCAGAACCCAAAGAGGAGAGATTAAAGAAGGAAGAACCTGTTGCagaaaaagtcaaaccaacAGCAGAACCTAAAGTGGAGAAACCAAAGAAGGCAGAACCTGTTACAGAAAAAGCCAAACCTACAGCAGAACCTAAAGTGGAGAAACCAAAGAAAGACGAACTGGTTACTGGAAAAGTCAAACCCACTGCAGAACCCAAAGTGGAGAAACCGAAGAAGGCAGGACCTGGTACAGAGAAAGTCAAACCCACTGCAGAAGCCAAagtggagaaactgaagaaggAAGAACCTGTTGCAGAAAAAGTCAAACCTACAGCAGAACCTAAAGTGGAGAAACCAAAGAAAGAAGAACCGATTACTGGAAAAGTCAAACCCACTGCAGAACCCAAAGTGAGGAAACTGAAGAAGGCAGAACCTGTTACAGAAAAAGCCAAACCTATAGCCGAACTCAAAGTGGAGAAACCAAAGAAGGATGAACCTGTTGCagaaaaagtcaaaccaacAGCAGAAACTAAAGTGGAGAAACCAAAGAAGGCAGAACCTGTTGCAGAAAAAGTCAAACCTACAGCAGAAACTAAAGTGGAGAAACCAAAGAAGGCAGAACCTGTTGCAGAAAAAGTCAAACCTACAGCAGAACCTAAAGTGGAGAAACCAAAGAAAGAAGAACCGACTACTGGAAAAGTCAAACCCACTGCAGAACCCAAAGTGGAGAAACCGAAGAAGGAAGAACCTGTTACAGAAAAAGCAAAACCTATAGCAGAACCCAAAGTGGAGAAACCAAAGAAGGAAGAACCTGTTGCagaaaaagtcaaaccaacAGCAGAAACTAAAGTGGAGAAACCAAAGAAGGCAGAACCTGTTGCAGAAACAGTCAAACCTACAGCTGAACCTAAAGTGGAGAAACCAAAGAAAGACAAACTGGTTACTGGAAAAGTCAAACCCACTGCAGAACCCAAAGTGGAGAAACCGAAGAAGGCAGAACCTGGTACAGAGAAAGTCAAACCCACTGCAGAACCCAAAGTGGAGAAACTGAAAAAGGAAGAACCTGTTACAGACAAAGCCAAACCTATAACCGAATCCAAAGTGGAGAAACCAAAGAAGGAAGAACCTGTTGCagaaaaagtcaaaccaacAGCAGAACCCAAAGTGAAGAAACCAAAGAAGGCAGAACCTGTTGCTGAAAAAGTCAAACCTACAGCAGAAACTAAAGTGGAGAAACCAAAGAAGGCAGAACCTCTTGCAGAAAAAGCCAAACCTATAGCAGAACCCAAAGTGGAGAAAACAAAGAAGGCAGAACCTGGTACAGAGAAAGTCAAACCCACTGCCGAACCCAAagtggagaaactgaagaaggAAGAACCTGTTACagaaaaagtcaaaccaacAGCAGAAACTAAAGTGGAGAAACCAAAGAAGGCAGAACCTGTTGCAGAAAAAGTCAAACCTACAGCAGAACCTAAAGTGGAGAAaccaaagaaagaaaaactggTTGCTGTAAAAGTCAAACCCACTGCAGAACCCATGGTGGAGAAACCGAAGGAGGAAGAACCTGTTACAGAAAAAGCTAAACCTATAGCAGAACCCAAAGTGGAGAAACCAAAGAAGGAAGAACCTGTTGCagaaaaagtcaaaccaacAGTAGAAACTAAAGTGGAGAAACCAAAGAAGGCAGAACCTGTGGCAGAAACAGTCAAACCTACAGCAGAACCTAAAGTGGAGAAACCAAAGAAAGAAGAACTGGTTACTGGAAAAGTCAAACCCACTGCAGAACCCAAAGTGGAGAAACCAAAGAAGGAAGAACCTGTTACAGAAAAAGCAAAACCTACAGCAGAACCCAAAGTGGAGAAACCAAAGAAGGAAGAACCGGTTACAGAAAAAGTCAAACCTACAGCAGAACCTAAACTAGAGAAACCAAAGAAGGCAGAACCCAAAGTGGAGAAACCAAAGAAGGAAGAACCTGTTCCagaaaaagtcaaaccaacAGCAGAAACTAAAGTGGAGAAACCAAAGAAGGCAGAACCTGCTGCAGAAAAAGTCAAACCTACAGCAGAACCTAAAGTGGAGAAACCGAAGAAGGAAGAACCTGTTACAGAAAAAGCAAAACCTATAGCAGAACCCAAAGTGGAGAAACCAAAGAAGGCAGAACCTAAACTGGAGAAACCAAAAAAGGCAGAACCTGTTACAGAAAAAGCCAAACCTATAGCAGAACCCAAAGTTGAGAAAGTGAAGAAGGAAGAACCAATTATAGAAAAAGTCAAACCCACTGCAGAAGCCAAAGTAGAAAAACCAAAGAAGGAAGAACCAGTTGCAGAAAAAGTAAAACCCACTGCAGAACCCAAagtggagaaagcgaagaaggAAGAACCTGTTACAGAAAAAGCAAAACCTATAGCAGAACCCAAAGTGGAGAAACCAAAGAAGGAAGAACCTGTTGCagaaaaagtcaaaccaacAGCAGAAACTAAAGTGGAGAAACCAAAGAAGGAAGAACCGGTTACAGAAAAAGTCAAACCTACAGCAGAACCTAAACTGGAGAAACCAAAGAAGGCAGAACCCAAAGTGGAGAAACCAAAAAAGGAAGAACCTGTTGCagaaaaagtcaaaccaacAGCAGAACCTAAAGTGGAGAAACCGAAGAAGGAAGAACCTGTTACAGAAAAAGCAAAACCTATAGCAGAACCCAAAGTGGAGAAACCAAAGAAGGCAGAACCTAAACTGGAGAAACCAAAGAAGGCAGAACCTGTTACAGAAAAAGCCAAACCTATAGCAGAACCCAAAGTTGAGAAAGTGAAGAAGGAAGAACCAATTATAGAAAAAGTCAAACCTACTGCAGAAGCCAAAGTAGAAAAACCAAAGAAGGAAGAACCAGTTGCAGAAAAAGTAAAACGCAAAGCAGAACCCAAAGTGGAGAAACCAAAGAAGGAAGAACTGGTTACAGAAAAAGTCATACCCACAGCAGAACCGAAAGTGGACCACCCACAGAAGGATGAACCTGTTACAGAAAAAGTCAAGACTACAGCAAAACCCAAAGTGGAGAAACCAAAAAAGGAGGAAATGGTTGTAGAAAAAGCCAAACCCACAATAAAACTCAAATTGGAGAAACAGAAGAAGGAAGAACCAGTTATAGAAAAACCTAAACCCACTGCAGAGCCCAAAGTGGCGAAACTGAAGAAGGAAGAACCAGTTATAGAAAAACCTAAACCCACTGCAGAGCCCAAAGTGGCGAAACTGAAGAAGGAAGAACTAGCTATAGAAAAATCCAAACCCACAATTGAACCCAAAGTGGAAGAACCGAAGAAGGAAGAACTGGTCATAGAAAAAGTCAAGCCCACAGCAGAACCCAAagtggacaaacaaaaaaagcctGAATACCAAA CTAAGCTTGACAAAGTTTCAGAAAAACTTTCAAAAGAAAAGACCAAAGTCAAAAACGAAAAAGTCAAGGAAGAACCTGGAAAACCTGAGACAAAAACAGAGATAACAAGGAAGGATGAGGAACCAGCTGGAAAAGTCAAACCCAAAATGCAGAAACCAAGAATTATTGAAACCAAAG TTGTCTTTGCAGAGAAGCAGAAAATAAAGGCTGAGAAAGAAGCTGTAGGAGAGTCAGTGAAACTGGAGAAGAAAGCAAGGAAGGGAGAGGAGGCTGAAGCAAAAGCGGGGGTCGCCGCTGAAGCCAAAGTGCAGAAGCGCAAAGAGGCCGTGGCAAAAA AAGCTCACGGTAAATCTGAGGAGAAGCCTAAACTGAGCG CTCCAGGGACTCCAAAAAAAGTGCACAAGAAGAGAG GCCCTACGTGTGATCCTCTGCCACGCTACTGTCCGGGACCCCCGCGTTGGTATG ACCATCCAATCATCACAAACAGATCCGCAGTACAGACTTCCAAAAAAG aGTCAAATGTTACGCTGGCAGCCAAACAGCCAACTACTCCAAAACGAG AAGCTGAAGTTCCTAAAAAGAAGACTGTGGAGGTCAAACCAAAAAAAG AGCCAGTACATACTAAAGACAAGATCAAACAGGTTTCTAAAAAGAAAG AGCCTGTCGTCCCAACAAAGAAGGCCAGAAAAGATCAGTTGGAGAAAG AGAGTAAGGTTCCCAAGGTGAAACTGACTTCACCTCCCCAAAAAG aaCCTAAAGACCTTAAAGTGAAGGCCAAACCAGCTCGTGCAAAGAAAG ATAAGCCTGTTGAGAAGAAACATATCAAGATGGAGAAAGTGGAAG AAGAGCCGGAACCCGTTGCAGATGACATGGCAGCAAGTT gggATATCCACTTCTTCCAGTGTGTCTTTGTGGATGAAGAGAACGGCCAATACCCACTGTTCCCCTTCATGCCTTGGCAGAACATACAATTCAGACTGCCTCTTTCAAACTACTGA